The following are encoded in a window of Alosa sapidissima isolate fAloSap1 chromosome 10, fAloSap1.pri, whole genome shotgun sequence genomic DNA:
- the pi4kb gene encoding phosphatidylinositol 4-kinase beta isoform X1: MGDTELELSPAHQQEALQKSLSTSSLSLSTSSSLSLPSSPSSGPSALPASPSISTSTSGDGGLPLTSSSSPSLDVITEGVGELSVVIDPEVAKLACQEVLQKVKLQKGELEVALPKELIEVTLAVTKTPTLANGVATHVRDEPVDLVPVKVGGCSGEEEELEQASASPSSGSGKSTRRRLKQPNSSKQSWLLRLFESKLFDVSMAISYLYNSKEPGVQAYIGNRLFSFAYEDVDFYLPQLLNMYINMDEDVGDAIKPYVVHRCRQSISFSLQCAWLLGAYSSDMHISTQRHSRGTKLRKLILSDELKPAGSRLRPPVPYPPPMATVLHHEHSLSPSKRTHQRSKSDATVSISLSSNLKRTASNPKVEANQDEHPSLSQDLASSCDSLELETGTPVRLTPQREFIKSLMGIGKRLATLPTKEQKTQRLISELSLLNHKLPARVWLPTAAFDHHVVRVPHTQAVVLNSKDKAPYLIYVEVLECENFETSNVPVRIPETRIRSTRSVENLPDCGITAEQRATSFYPVPNYDNDDEAWSVDDIGELQVELPEIHTNSCDNISQFSVDSITSQESKEPIFIAAGDIRRRLSEQLAHTPTTFRRDPEDPSAVALKEPWQEKVRRIREGSPYGHFPNWRLLSVIVKCGDDLRQELLAYQVLKQLQCIWEQERVPLWIKPYKILVISSDSGMIEPVVNAVSIHQVKKQSQLSLLDYFLQEHGNYTTEAFLTAQRNFVQSCAGYCLICYLLQVKDRHNGNILLDSEGHIIHIDFGFILSSSPRNLGFETSAFKLTSEFVDVMGGLDGDMFNYYKMLMLQGLIAARKHMEKVVQIVEIMQQGSQLPCFHGSSTIRYLKERFHMSLTEEQLQVLVEQMVDGSMRSITTKLYDGFQYLTNGIM; this comes from the exons ATGGGTGACACAGAGTTGGAGCTGTCGCCAGCCCACCAGCAGGAGGCGCTGCAGAAGAGCCTGTCTACTTCCTCCCTGTCCCTGTCCACTTCCTCCTCGCTGTCGCTGCCCTCCTCGCCCTCCTCGGGCCCCTCGGCTCTCCCGGCCAGCCccagcatcagcaccagcaccagcggTGATGGAGGGCTGCCTCTcacaagcagcagcagcccctCGCTAGACGTCATCACCGAGGGCGTGGGCGAGCTGTCCGTGGTCATTGACCCCGAGGTGGCCAAGCTGGCCTGCCAGGAAGTGCTGCAGAAGGTGAAGCTCCAGAAGGGGGAGCTGGAGGTGGCATTGCCTAAGGAGTTGATTGAGGTGACATTGGCAGTGACAAAGACGCCCACGTTAGCCAACGGGGTAGCCACCCATGTCAGAGATGAGCCGGTTGACCTTGTCCCGGTGAAGGTTGGTGGTTGCAgcggtgaggaggaggagctggagcaggCGTCGGCATCTCCGTCGTCGGGCTCTGGGAAGAGCACACGGAGGCGCCTGAAGCAGCCCAATTCATCCAAGCAGTCGTGGCTGCTGCGCTTGTTTGAGTCGAAGCTTTTCGATGTCTCCATGGCCATCTCCTACCTGTACAACTCCAAGGAGCCCGGCGTGCAGGCCTACATCGGCAACCGCCTGTTCAGCTTCGCCTACGAGGACGTGGACTTCTACCTACCGCAGCTGCTCAACATGTACATCAACATGGATGAGGACGTGGGTGACGCCATCAAGCCGTACGTGGTGCACCGTTGCCGGCAGAGCATCAGCTTCTCGCTGCAATGCGCCTGGCTGCTGGGCGCCTACTCGTCCGATATGCACATCTCTACGCAGCGGCACTCTCGCGGCACCAAGCTCCGCAAGCTCATCCTGTCGGACGAGCTCAAGCCCGCCGGGTCCAGGCTGCGGCCGCCGGTCCCCTACCCGCCACCGATGGCGACCGTCCTGCACCACGAGCACAGCCTGTCTCCCTCTAAGCGCACGCACCAGCGCTCCAAGTCGGACGCCACAGTCAGCATCAGCCTCAGCAGCAACCTCAAGCGCACGGCCAGCAATCCCAAGGTGGAGGCCAACCAGGATGAG CATCCTTCACTTTCCCAGGATCTGGCTTCCAGCTGTGACAGTCTTGAGTTAGAGACTGGTACA CCTGTGCGTCTCACGCCACAGAGGGAGTTCATCAAGTCCCTGATGGGCATCGGCAAGCGTCTGGCCACGCTGCCCACCAAGGAGCAAAAGACCCAGCGGCTCATCTCGGAGCTGTCGCTGCTCAACCACAAGCTGCCCGCCCGCGTCTGGCTGCCCACGGCGGCCTTTGACCACCATGTGGTCCGTGTGCCCCACACGCAGGCTGTGGTGCTCAACTCCAAAGACAAG GCTCCCTACTTAATCTATGTGGAGGTTCTAGAGTGTGAGAACTTTGAAACCTCCAATGTCCCGGTGCGGATTCCAGAGACACGAATTCGCAGCACACGCTCAGTGGAGAACCTTCCGGATTGCGGCATCACAGCTGAACAGCGAGCAACCAGCTTCTACCCTGTGCCCAACTACGACAACGATGACGAGGCCTGGTCTGTGGATGACATAGGAGAGCTCCAGGTGGAG CTGCCAGAAATCCACACAAACAGTTGTGACAACATCTCCCAGTTCTCTGTGGACAGCATCACCAGCCAGGAGAGCAAGGAGCCCATCTTCATCGCCGCAGGGGACATTAG ACGGCGCCTCTCGGAGCAATTGGCTCACACGCCCACAACGTTCAGAAGGGACCCAGAGGATCCCTCAGCAGTCGCCCTCAAAGAGCCCTGGCAGGAGAAAGTCCG GCGGATAAGAGAGGGATCCCCCTATGGGCACTTCCCCAACTGGCGCCTGCTGTCAGTCATTGTGAAGTGTGGAGATGACTTGAGGCAGGAGCTCTTGGCCTACCAAGTGTTGAAACAACTACAG TGCATCTGGGAGCAGGAGCGGGTGCCTCTGTGGATCAAACCCTATAAGATCCTGGTCATCTCCTCGGACAGTGGCATGATCGAGCCAGTGGTGAACGCCGTGTCCATCCACCAGGTGAAGAAGCAGAGTCAGCTCTCGCTGCTTGACTACTTCCTGCAGGAGCACGGCAACTACACCACCGAGGCCTTCCTCACCGCCCAGCGCAACTTTGTGCAGAGCTGCGCCGGCTACTGCCTCATCTGCTACCTGCTGCAGGTCAAGGACAG gcacaatggaaacatttTGTTGGACTCAGAAGGGCACATCATCCACATCGATTTCGGCTTCATTCTCTCCAGTTCCCCAAGGAACCTGGGCTTTGAGACGTCAGCCTTCAAATTAACCAGCGAGTTTGTTGAC GTCATGGGTGGTTTGGATGGGGATATGTTCAACTACTACAAGATGCTCATGCTGCAGGGCCTCATAGCTGCACGGAAGCACATGGAGAAGGTGGTCCAAATAGTGGAGATTATGCAGCAAG GCTCCCAGCTGCCCTGCTTCCATGGGTCCAGCACCATCCGTTACTTGAAGGAGCGTTTCCACATGAGCTTGACGGAGGAGCAGCTGCAGGTGCTGGTGGAGCAGATGGTGGACGGCTCCATGCGCTCCATCACCACCAAGCTCTACGACGGCTTCCAGTACCTCACCAACGGCATCATGTGA
- the pi4kb gene encoding phosphatidylinositol 4-kinase beta isoform X2, which yields MGDTELELSPAHQQEALQKSLSTSSLSLSTSSSLSLPSSPSSGPSALPASPSISTSTSGDGGLPLTSSSSPSLDVITEGVGELSVVIDPEVAKLACQEVLQKVKLQKGELEVALPKELIEVTLAVTKTPTLANGVATHVRDEPVDLVPVKVGGCSGEEEELEQASASPSSGSGKSTRRRLKQPNSSKQSWLLRLFESKLFDVSMAISYLYNSKEPGVQAYIGNRLFSFAYEDVDFYLPQLLNMYINMDEDVGDAIKPYVVHRCRQSISFSLQCAWLLGAYSSDMHISTQRHSRGTKLRKLILSDELKPAGSRLRPPVPYPPPMATVLHHEHSLSPSKRTHQRSKSDATVSISLSSNLKRTASNPKVEANQDEPVRLTPQREFIKSLMGIGKRLATLPTKEQKTQRLISELSLLNHKLPARVWLPTAAFDHHVVRVPHTQAVVLNSKDKAPYLIYVEVLECENFETSNVPVRIPETRIRSTRSVENLPDCGITAEQRATSFYPVPNYDNDDEAWSVDDIGELQVELPEIHTNSCDNISQFSVDSITSQESKEPIFIAAGDIRRRLSEQLAHTPTTFRRDPEDPSAVALKEPWQEKVRRIREGSPYGHFPNWRLLSVIVKCGDDLRQELLAYQVLKQLQCIWEQERVPLWIKPYKILVISSDSGMIEPVVNAVSIHQVKKQSQLSLLDYFLQEHGNYTTEAFLTAQRNFVQSCAGYCLICYLLQVKDRHNGNILLDSEGHIIHIDFGFILSSSPRNLGFETSAFKLTSEFVDVMGGLDGDMFNYYKMLMLQGLIAARKHMEKVVQIVEIMQQGSQLPCFHGSSTIRYLKERFHMSLTEEQLQVLVEQMVDGSMRSITTKLYDGFQYLTNGIM from the exons ATGGGTGACACAGAGTTGGAGCTGTCGCCAGCCCACCAGCAGGAGGCGCTGCAGAAGAGCCTGTCTACTTCCTCCCTGTCCCTGTCCACTTCCTCCTCGCTGTCGCTGCCCTCCTCGCCCTCCTCGGGCCCCTCGGCTCTCCCGGCCAGCCccagcatcagcaccagcaccagcggTGATGGAGGGCTGCCTCTcacaagcagcagcagcccctCGCTAGACGTCATCACCGAGGGCGTGGGCGAGCTGTCCGTGGTCATTGACCCCGAGGTGGCCAAGCTGGCCTGCCAGGAAGTGCTGCAGAAGGTGAAGCTCCAGAAGGGGGAGCTGGAGGTGGCATTGCCTAAGGAGTTGATTGAGGTGACATTGGCAGTGACAAAGACGCCCACGTTAGCCAACGGGGTAGCCACCCATGTCAGAGATGAGCCGGTTGACCTTGTCCCGGTGAAGGTTGGTGGTTGCAgcggtgaggaggaggagctggagcaggCGTCGGCATCTCCGTCGTCGGGCTCTGGGAAGAGCACACGGAGGCGCCTGAAGCAGCCCAATTCATCCAAGCAGTCGTGGCTGCTGCGCTTGTTTGAGTCGAAGCTTTTCGATGTCTCCATGGCCATCTCCTACCTGTACAACTCCAAGGAGCCCGGCGTGCAGGCCTACATCGGCAACCGCCTGTTCAGCTTCGCCTACGAGGACGTGGACTTCTACCTACCGCAGCTGCTCAACATGTACATCAACATGGATGAGGACGTGGGTGACGCCATCAAGCCGTACGTGGTGCACCGTTGCCGGCAGAGCATCAGCTTCTCGCTGCAATGCGCCTGGCTGCTGGGCGCCTACTCGTCCGATATGCACATCTCTACGCAGCGGCACTCTCGCGGCACCAAGCTCCGCAAGCTCATCCTGTCGGACGAGCTCAAGCCCGCCGGGTCCAGGCTGCGGCCGCCGGTCCCCTACCCGCCACCGATGGCGACCGTCCTGCACCACGAGCACAGCCTGTCTCCCTCTAAGCGCACGCACCAGCGCTCCAAGTCGGACGCCACAGTCAGCATCAGCCTCAGCAGCAACCTCAAGCGCACGGCCAGCAATCCCAAGGTGGAGGCCAACCAGGATGAG CCTGTGCGTCTCACGCCACAGAGGGAGTTCATCAAGTCCCTGATGGGCATCGGCAAGCGTCTGGCCACGCTGCCCACCAAGGAGCAAAAGACCCAGCGGCTCATCTCGGAGCTGTCGCTGCTCAACCACAAGCTGCCCGCCCGCGTCTGGCTGCCCACGGCGGCCTTTGACCACCATGTGGTCCGTGTGCCCCACACGCAGGCTGTGGTGCTCAACTCCAAAGACAAG GCTCCCTACTTAATCTATGTGGAGGTTCTAGAGTGTGAGAACTTTGAAACCTCCAATGTCCCGGTGCGGATTCCAGAGACACGAATTCGCAGCACACGCTCAGTGGAGAACCTTCCGGATTGCGGCATCACAGCTGAACAGCGAGCAACCAGCTTCTACCCTGTGCCCAACTACGACAACGATGACGAGGCCTGGTCTGTGGATGACATAGGAGAGCTCCAGGTGGAG CTGCCAGAAATCCACACAAACAGTTGTGACAACATCTCCCAGTTCTCTGTGGACAGCATCACCAGCCAGGAGAGCAAGGAGCCCATCTTCATCGCCGCAGGGGACATTAG ACGGCGCCTCTCGGAGCAATTGGCTCACACGCCCACAACGTTCAGAAGGGACCCAGAGGATCCCTCAGCAGTCGCCCTCAAAGAGCCCTGGCAGGAGAAAGTCCG GCGGATAAGAGAGGGATCCCCCTATGGGCACTTCCCCAACTGGCGCCTGCTGTCAGTCATTGTGAAGTGTGGAGATGACTTGAGGCAGGAGCTCTTGGCCTACCAAGTGTTGAAACAACTACAG TGCATCTGGGAGCAGGAGCGGGTGCCTCTGTGGATCAAACCCTATAAGATCCTGGTCATCTCCTCGGACAGTGGCATGATCGAGCCAGTGGTGAACGCCGTGTCCATCCACCAGGTGAAGAAGCAGAGTCAGCTCTCGCTGCTTGACTACTTCCTGCAGGAGCACGGCAACTACACCACCGAGGCCTTCCTCACCGCCCAGCGCAACTTTGTGCAGAGCTGCGCCGGCTACTGCCTCATCTGCTACCTGCTGCAGGTCAAGGACAG gcacaatggaaacatttTGTTGGACTCAGAAGGGCACATCATCCACATCGATTTCGGCTTCATTCTCTCCAGTTCCCCAAGGAACCTGGGCTTTGAGACGTCAGCCTTCAAATTAACCAGCGAGTTTGTTGAC GTCATGGGTGGTTTGGATGGGGATATGTTCAACTACTACAAGATGCTCATGCTGCAGGGCCTCATAGCTGCACGGAAGCACATGGAGAAGGTGGTCCAAATAGTGGAGATTATGCAGCAAG GCTCCCAGCTGCCCTGCTTCCATGGGTCCAGCACCATCCGTTACTTGAAGGAGCGTTTCCACATGAGCTTGACGGAGGAGCAGCTGCAGGTGCTGGTGGAGCAGATGGTGGACGGCTCCATGCGCTCCATCACCACCAAGCTCTACGACGGCTTCCAGTACCTCACCAACGGCATCATGTGA
- the selenbp1 gene encoding methanethiol oxidase, with amino-acid sequence MASSCSGCGPGYKSPLDAMMGPREKIVYLPCIYRNTDILKPDYLATVDVDPKSPNYCKVIHRLPMPNLRDELHHSGWNACSSCFGDASKKRNRLILPSLISSRVYVVDVGTDPLAPRLHKIVEPTELFWKCGLANPHTTHCLGSGQIMISSMGDPAGNGKGGFVLLDGETFEVIGNWELPGDAAPMGYDFWYQPRHNVMMSTEWGAPKALGNGFNPEDVKAGLYGRRVHVWDWTTHKRVQTLDLGEEGAIPLEIRFLHDPAATEGYVGCALYGTVFRFYKTPKGDWATERVIKIPSKKVQGWVLPEMPSLITDILISLDDRYLYFSNWLHGDIRQYDITDRRNPRLTGQLFLGGSIINGGTVKVLEDKELDSQPPPRIIKGKKIPGSPQMLQLSLDGRRLYVTTSLYSAWDKQFYPDMIKEGSVMMQIDVDTVNGGLQLNEDFLVDFGAEPEGPALAHELRYPGGDCTSDIWL; translated from the exons ATGG CTTCCAGCTGCTCAGGATGTGGACCTGGCTACAAGAGCCCACTCGATGCCATGATGG GACCACGGGAAAAAATTGTTTATCTGCCATGTATATACCGCAATACGGACATACTGAAGCCTGACTACCTTGCAACTGTAGATGTGGACCCAAAATCACCAAATTATTGTAAG GTGATTCACAGGTTACCCATGCCTAACCTGAGGGATGAGCTTCACCATTCGGGCTGGAACGCCTGCAGTAGCTGTTTCGGTGATGCAAGCAAGAAACGCAACCGCCTCATATTGCCCTCCCTCATCTCCTCCCGTGTCTACGTGGTGGATGTAGGGACGGACCCTCTTGCTCCACGCCTTCACAAG ATAGTGGAGCCAACAGAGCTCTTCTGGAAGTGTGGGTTGGCTAatccacacactacacactgtcTGGGCAGTGGGCAAATTATGATCAGTTCCATGGGAGATCCTGCAGGGAATGGCAAAG GTGGTTTTGTTCTGCTTGACGGAGAAACCTTTGAAGTGATTGGCAACTGGGAATTGCCTGGCGACGCAGCGCCCATGGGCTACGACTTCTGGTATCAACCACGACATAACGTTATGATGAGCACAGAATGGGGGGCACCCAAAGCCCTGGGCAATGGTTTCAACCCTGAAGATGTTAAAGCTG GTCTCTATGGACGTCGCGTCCATGTGTGGGATTGGACCACGCACAAGCGTGTGCAGACGCTCGACCTGGGAGAAGAGGGGGCCATCCCCCTAGAGATCCGTTTCCTGCATGATCCAGCTGCGACCGAGGGCTACGTGGGCTGCGCCCTCTACGGCACCGTGTTCCGCTTTTACAAGACCCCG AAAGGGGACTGGGCAACAGAAAGGGTCATCAAGATCCCAAGCAAAAAAGTGCAGGGTTGGGTTCTGCCAGAAATGCCAA GTCTCATCACAGACATCCTGATCTCCTTGGATGACCGCTATCTCTACTTCAGTAACTGGTTGCATGGTGACATTCGGCAATATGACATTACTGACCGGAGAAATCCACGACTCACTGGCCAG CTCTTTCTAGGTGGCAGTATTATAAATGGTGGCACTGTTAAAGTCCTGGAAGACAAAGAGCTTGATTCCCAGCCTCCCCCACGCATTATCAAg GGGAAGAAGATTCCAGGAAGTCCACAGATGCTTCAGTTGAGTCTGGACGGGAGAAGGCTGTATGTCACAACTTCTCTATATAGTGCCTGGGACAAGCAGTTCTACCCTGATATGATCAA GGAAGGTTCAGTTATGATGCAGATTGATGTGGACACGGTGAACGGCGGCCTTCAGCTGAACGAGGACTTCCTGGTGGACTTTGGAGCGGAGCCCGAGGGCCCAGCCTTGGCCCACGAGCTCCGGTACCCCGGCGGAGACTGCACCTCAGACATCTGGCTGTAG